From a single Couchioplanes caeruleus genomic region:
- a CDS encoding sensor histidine kinase, with protein sequence MEILGPLRRLAAGPDPRPPSLPPRRRWFRVYGVPLGLLALVGLGLADAQYWLNARDLPEPAAVGMEVLILVPVLLTVAGRPLTAWRVAYPVLFAGAIGGFGPFPWSPGQIAAFLVVFAGVAFRVESGMNAWATALTVVPVFVFTGGDNAWGTVFLLVAVALAGDLVSRRRRARDELAELTAVEQARRAVLEERTRIAREMHDVVAHHMSMIAVQAETAPYRVTGLPEPAQAEFTSIATAARSALTDMRRLLGVLRADTDEAPLTPQPGLADVAALVETAARAGLEVTLTGEAPPGVPEATGLAAYRIVQEALANAARHAPGGPVRVLVRATPQALTVEVRNGPPANGRGHAAAPDAITGPGHGLAGMRERATLLGGTLEVGPQDDGGYRVAAVLPLTTGDA encoded by the coding sequence ATGGAGATCCTCGGTCCGCTGCGCCGGCTGGCCGCCGGCCCGGACCCCCGCCCGCCGTCGCTGCCGCCGCGCCGGCGCTGGTTCCGGGTGTACGGCGTGCCGCTGGGCCTGCTGGCACTCGTGGGTCTCGGCCTCGCCGACGCGCAGTACTGGCTGAATGCCCGGGACCTGCCCGAGCCGGCCGCCGTCGGCATGGAGGTCCTGATCCTGGTGCCGGTGCTGCTGACCGTCGCGGGCCGGCCGCTGACCGCGTGGCGGGTGGCGTACCCGGTGCTCTTCGCCGGCGCGATCGGTGGCTTCGGGCCGTTCCCGTGGAGCCCGGGGCAGATCGCGGCGTTCCTGGTCGTGTTCGCGGGGGTGGCGTTCCGCGTCGAGTCGGGCATGAACGCCTGGGCGACCGCGCTGACCGTCGTCCCGGTCTTCGTGTTCACGGGCGGGGACAACGCGTGGGGCACCGTCTTCCTGCTGGTGGCGGTCGCCCTCGCCGGTGACCTGGTCTCCCGCCGGCGCCGGGCCCGCGACGAGCTCGCCGAGCTCACCGCGGTGGAACAGGCCCGGCGTGCGGTGCTCGAGGAGCGGACCCGCATCGCCCGGGAGATGCACGACGTCGTGGCCCACCACATGTCGATGATCGCCGTGCAGGCGGAGACGGCGCCGTACCGGGTGACCGGCCTGCCGGAGCCGGCGCAGGCCGAGTTCACGTCGATCGCCACGGCCGCACGGTCGGCGCTGACCGACATGCGGCGGCTCCTCGGGGTGCTGCGCGCCGACACGGACGAGGCCCCGCTGACGCCGCAGCCCGGGCTGGCCGACGTGGCGGCGCTCGTGGAGACGGCGGCCCGGGCGGGGCTGGAGGTGACGCTGACCGGGGAGGCGCCGCCCGGGGTGCCGGAGGCGACGGGGCTGGCCGCGTACCGGATCGTGCAGGAGGCCCTGGCGAACGCGGCCCGGCACGCGCCCGGCGGCCCGGTGCGGGTCCTGGTCCGCGCGACGCCGCAGGCGCTGACGGTCGAGGTGCGCAACGGCCCGCCGGCGAACGGGCGCGGGCACGCCGCGGCGCCGGACGCGATCACGGGGCCGGGGCACGGGCTGGCCGGGATGCGCGAACGCGCGACACTGCTCGGCGGGACCCTCGAGGTGGGCCCGCAGGACGACGGCGGCTACCGCGTGGCGGCGGTCCTGCCGCTGACGACGGGAGACGCATGA
- a CDS encoding STAS domain-containing protein, translating to MVHFQARTTAGPGRVVVTLTGECDLEGRDELTAVLLSAVGSAPVVVVDLAGVTFIDSSGIHGLVTAHRAALDAGRRLHVVHAAGTVATVLEITGVAGLLGDSSAAVPGTVAGEDTAHA from the coding sequence ATGGTGCACTTCCAAGCGAGGACGACGGCCGGCCCCGGCCGCGTGGTCGTGACCCTGACGGGCGAGTGTGACCTGGAGGGGCGCGACGAGCTGACCGCGGTGCTGCTGAGCGCGGTGGGAAGTGCACCGGTCGTGGTGGTCGACCTGGCCGGCGTGACGTTCATCGACTCCAGCGGCATCCACGGCCTGGTGACGGCGCACCGCGCGGCCCTGGACGCGGGCCGGCGGCTGCACGTGGTGCACGCCGCGGGCACGGTCGCCACCGTTCTGGAGATCACCGGGGTGGCGGGGCTGCTCGGTGACTCGTCCGCGGCGGTGCCCGGAACCGTCGCCGGGGAGGACACCGCCCATGCCTGA
- the fabI gene encoding enoyl-ACP reductase FabI, translating into MSGLLAGKRLLITGIITDASIAFSVAKLAQENGATVVLTGFGRLSLVERIAKRLPEPAPVIELDVTDPEHLDALAGKVREHVDGIDGVVHSIAFGPQSVLGGEFLNAGWDDVAKALQVSTYSYKALATACLPMMGPGGSIIGLTFDATKAWPVYDWMGVAKAGLESASRYLALHLGKQGIRSNLVSAGPLRTMAAKSIPGFEQFEEAWAQRAPLGWNLTDQEPAARAVCALLSDWFPATTGEIVHVDGGYHALGA; encoded by the coding sequence GTGTCTGGACTGCTGGCCGGTAAGCGGCTGCTCATCACCGGCATCATCACCGACGCGTCGATCGCGTTCTCGGTGGCGAAGCTGGCGCAGGAGAACGGCGCGACGGTCGTGCTGACCGGCTTCGGGCGGCTGTCGCTGGTCGAGCGGATCGCCAAGCGGCTGCCGGAGCCCGCGCCGGTGATCGAGCTGGACGTCACCGACCCCGAGCACCTGGACGCCCTGGCCGGCAAGGTCCGCGAGCACGTGGACGGCATCGACGGCGTGGTCCACTCCATCGCGTTCGGCCCGCAGAGCGTGCTCGGCGGCGAGTTCCTCAACGCCGGCTGGGACGACGTGGCCAAGGCGCTGCAGGTCTCCACGTACTCGTACAAGGCCCTCGCGACCGCCTGCCTGCCGATGATGGGACCGGGCGGCAGCATCATCGGCCTGACGTTCGACGCCACCAAGGCGTGGCCGGTCTACGACTGGATGGGCGTGGCGAAGGCCGGGCTCGAGTCGGCGTCCCGCTACCTCGCGCTGCACCTCGGCAAGCAGGGCATCCGCAGCAACCTCGTCTCCGCCGGCCCGCTGCGCACGATGGCGGCGAAGTCGATCCCGGGCTTCGAGCAGTTCGAGGAGGCGTGGGCGCAGCGCGCGCCGCTGGGCTGGAACCTCACGGATCAGGAGCCCGCGGCCCGCGCGGTGTGCGCGCTGCTGTCCGACTGGTTCCCGGCCACGACCGGCGAGATCGTCCACGTCGACGGCGGCTACCACGCCCTGGGGGCTTGA
- a CDS encoding pyridoxamine 5'-phosphate oxidase family protein gives MGKTYESISGRLRDFIEAQPVFFTATAPLSGDGTVNLSPKGLTGSWAVLDERTVAYLDFAGSGAETIAHLRENGRITLMWCAFEGPPNVVRVHGRGEVVLRDDPRWTDLIAHFPDIDSRDHGLRAIIVVHAGLVRDSCGYAVPLMAYEGDRELHGRRFSREDDESLSAYFAKKDHVATSLDGLPALPLPLPPAPAHAGGTPSGVA, from the coding sequence ATGGGGAAAACGTATGAGTCGATCTCGGGACGGCTGCGGGACTTCATCGAGGCCCAGCCCGTCTTCTTCACCGCCACCGCGCCGCTGAGCGGCGACGGCACGGTGAACCTGTCGCCGAAGGGCCTGACCGGGTCGTGGGCCGTGCTCGACGAGCGTACGGTCGCCTACCTCGACTTCGCCGGCAGCGGCGCGGAAACCATCGCCCACCTGCGGGAGAACGGCCGCATCACGCTGATGTGGTGCGCCTTCGAGGGGCCGCCGAACGTCGTCCGGGTGCACGGCCGGGGTGAGGTGGTGCTCCGCGACGACCCCCGCTGGACGGACCTGATCGCGCACTTCCCGGACATCGACAGCCGCGACCACGGGCTGCGCGCGATCATCGTCGTGCACGCCGGGCTGGTCCGCGACTCCTGCGGGTACGCCGTGCCGCTGATGGCGTACGAGGGCGACCGGGAGCTGCACGGGCGGCGCTTCAGCCGCGAGGACGACGAGTCGCTGAGCGCGTACTTCGCGAAGAAGGACCACGTCGCCACGAGCCTGGACGGGCTGCCCGCCCTGCCCCTGCCGTTGCCGCCGGCGCCCGCCCACGCGGGCGGGACTCCCTCCGGGGTGGCATAG
- a CDS encoding response regulator encodes MIRVLIADDQAMVRQGFGALLAAQPDLVVVGDAADGAAAVAQSRRLDPDVVLMDVRMPVMDGLEATRRLAESPGGPRVLILTTFDLDDYVYEALRAGASGFLLKDAPAADLVQAVRVVAAGDGLLAPSVTRRLISEFAARPRAQRPRPTALNALTPRETEVLRLIARGRSNQEIAADLVVAEQTVKTHVGRILAKLGLRDRAQAVVFAYESGLVAAGE; translated from the coding sequence ATGATCCGGGTGTTGATCGCCGACGACCAGGCCATGGTGCGGCAGGGTTTCGGCGCGCTGCTGGCCGCCCAGCCGGACCTCGTGGTGGTCGGCGACGCCGCGGACGGCGCGGCAGCGGTCGCGCAGTCGCGGCGGCTGGACCCCGACGTGGTGCTCATGGACGTCCGCATGCCGGTCATGGACGGCCTCGAGGCGACCCGCCGGCTCGCGGAGTCCCCCGGCGGCCCCCGCGTGCTCATCCTGACGACGTTCGACCTGGACGACTACGTGTACGAGGCGCTGCGGGCCGGCGCCAGCGGTTTCCTGCTCAAGGACGCGCCCGCGGCCGACCTCGTGCAGGCCGTGCGCGTGGTGGCGGCCGGCGACGGGCTGCTGGCTCCGTCGGTCACGCGGCGGCTGATCTCCGAGTTCGCGGCCCGGCCCCGCGCGCAGCGGCCCCGGCCCACCGCGCTCAACGCGCTGACGCCCCGCGAGACCGAGGTGCTGCGGCTGATCGCGCGGGGACGGTCCAACCAGGAGATCGCGGCGGACCTGGTGGTGGCCGAGCAGACCGTGAAGACCCACGTCGGGCGGATCCTCGCGAAGCTCGGGTTGCGGGACCGGGCGCAGGCGGTCGTGTTCGCGTACGAGTCAGGTCTGGTCGCCGCCGGCGAGTAG
- a CDS encoding ATP-binding protein, producing the protein MPDLVPGPPASAVTGPDTMAYDRPADLRVVRDFVGDRAAALGLPEMRAELLVLAVSELATNTLQHTDGGGRVRVWAQDGYVVCDVVDRGPAHGFGRQMPAADALRGRGLAIVERVCDAVEATPVPDGTLVRIRLRL; encoded by the coding sequence ATGCCTGATCTCGTTCCCGGCCCGCCGGCCTCCGCGGTCACCGGTCCCGACACGATGGCGTACGACCGCCCCGCCGATCTGCGCGTCGTCCGGGACTTCGTCGGCGACCGGGCCGCGGCCCTCGGCCTGCCGGAGATGCGCGCCGAGCTGCTCGTCCTCGCCGTCAGCGAGCTCGCGACCAACACGCTGCAGCACACCGACGGCGGCGGCCGGGTGCGGGTCTGGGCGCAGGACGGGTACGTGGTCTGCGACGTGGTGGACCGGGGCCCGGCGCACGGTTTCGGTCGGCAGATGCCGGCCGCCGACGCGCTGCGCGGCCGGGGCCTGGCCATCGTCGAGCGGGTCTGCGACGCCGTGGAGGCCACCCCGGTGCCGGACGGCACGCTGGTGCGCATCCGCCTGCGGCTCTAG
- a CDS encoding PP2C family protein-serine/threonine phosphatase gives MAEDGSRAGPGTGVPVAALVQEVLAAIPAGCTWLIPVTDEDGSLVDWTVGATSDQVPDIHGRGARRVGSRLSELYPSMVGGPLWALYEQVVAGGRPGRLEDFEYEQKNAGVVAHSRFAVTVHPVLGGLLVWWQRSDENERRLANTELLGSLGWAEYDLVSGRSDWSPGMYRIFDRDPELGPLPRAEQGAAMLPEDRGIAETAWQTLDSGGRSDVTVRFRFGPAVKHLRILSDIARDAGGAPVKIYAVVQDVTARESSRTALQQLGDRLRNREMTALAEHRLAAQLQNMIQPVPRDTIGLHGLEAMVGYLPAESAVRVGGDWYHAETLPGGDVLLAIGDVAGHGLQAASGMAHLRFALVAWLSIGIHDPGVLLGHLNRLSLQLRLTGTAVVGRYDPRRRELTWARAGHLPPLLCRSGASAELPWPPGLLLGADGGAAYPVVTAALQPGDVVLLYTDGLVERRHEGTGELLHRVKEKLSAAAAEGGDEVLPTLRGLLQTANPDDDTCLLAVRVLA, from the coding sequence ATGGCTGAGGACGGCTCCCGGGCGGGACCCGGCACCGGCGTGCCGGTCGCGGCGCTGGTGCAGGAGGTCCTCGCCGCGATCCCCGCCGGATGCACCTGGCTGATCCCGGTCACGGACGAGGACGGGTCCCTGGTGGACTGGACGGTCGGTGCCACCAGCGATCAGGTGCCGGACATCCACGGGCGCGGGGCCCGGCGGGTCGGGTCGCGGCTCAGCGAGCTCTACCCCAGCATGGTCGGCGGCCCGCTGTGGGCGCTCTACGAGCAGGTGGTCGCCGGGGGCCGGCCGGGCCGGCTCGAGGACTTCGAGTACGAGCAGAAGAACGCCGGCGTCGTGGCGCACTCGCGGTTCGCCGTCACGGTGCACCCGGTGCTGGGCGGGCTGCTCGTGTGGTGGCAGCGCTCGGACGAGAACGAGCGGCGGCTGGCGAACACGGAGCTGCTCGGCAGCCTCGGCTGGGCGGAGTACGACCTCGTCTCCGGGCGCAGCGACTGGTCCCCGGGCATGTACCGGATCTTCGACCGCGACCCGGAACTCGGCCCGCTGCCCCGCGCCGAGCAGGGCGCCGCGATGCTGCCCGAGGACCGGGGGATCGCCGAGACCGCGTGGCAGACGCTGGACAGCGGGGGCCGGTCCGACGTGACCGTCCGGTTCCGGTTCGGCCCGGCGGTCAAGCATCTGCGGATCCTGTCCGACATCGCCCGTGACGCCGGCGGGGCCCCGGTGAAGATCTACGCGGTGGTGCAGGACGTGACGGCGCGGGAGAGCTCGCGCACGGCGCTGCAGCAGCTCGGCGACCGGCTGCGCAACCGCGAGATGACCGCGCTGGCCGAGCACCGGCTGGCCGCGCAGCTGCAGAACATGATCCAGCCGGTGCCGCGGGACACGATCGGGCTGCACGGCCTGGAGGCGATGGTCGGCTACCTGCCCGCCGAGAGCGCGGTACGCGTCGGCGGCGACTGGTACCACGCGGAGACGCTGCCCGGCGGCGACGTGCTGCTGGCGATCGGCGACGTCGCCGGGCACGGTCTGCAGGCGGCGAGCGGCATGGCCCACCTGCGGTTCGCGCTGGTGGCGTGGCTGTCGATCGGCATCCACGACCCGGGTGTGCTGCTGGGGCACCTGAACCGGCTCAGCCTGCAGCTGCGCCTCACCGGAACGGCGGTGGTCGGCCGGTACGACCCGCGGCGCCGGGAGCTGACGTGGGCGCGGGCGGGACACCTGCCCCCGCTGCTGTGCCGCAGCGGCGCGAGCGCCGAACTGCCCTGGCCGCCGGGGCTGCTCCTGGGCGCGGACGGCGGCGCCGCGTACCCGGTGGTGACGGCGGCCCTGCAGCCCGGCGACGTGGTGCTCCTCTACACCGACGGCCTGGTCGAACGGCGGCACGAGGGCACGGGCGAGCTGCTGCACCGGGTGAAGGAGAAACTGTCGGCAGCCGCGGCCGAGGGCGGCGACGAGGTGCTGCCGACGCTGCGCGGGCTGCTGCAGACGGCCAACCCCGACGACGACACCTGCCTGCTGGCCGTACGGGTGCTGGCCTAG
- a CDS encoding pectinesterase family protein, producing MDRRSLLTLAAAGAVAGVTRPAAASGRRRDRLVVAADGTGDHTGVQGAVDAVPAGGLVDIRPGTYRGQVIVPADKPDLLLRGLGAAPADVVIVDDRANGTPRPGGGTWGTSGSASVTVDGPGFQARNLTFANDFDEAAHPEITGRQAVAVLTRADRVAFEAVRFLGNQDTLYLNSPAADVRARVSLRGCHVEGDVDFIFGRATAVLERCRIHSLSRGSTTNNGYVTAPSTDLGNPYGFLFAACAFTSDAPPAGVLLGRPWHPSQDPDAVGQCVVRNSLLGAHIGPAPWSDFGTWPWRDARFAEYRNCGPGATVTPDRPQLTPEQAATFTPAAYLAGWSPRSR from the coding sequence ATGGACAGGCGCAGCTTGCTCACCCTGGCCGCCGCCGGTGCGGTCGCCGGCGTGACCCGGCCGGCCGCCGCGTCCGGCCGGCGCCGGGACCGGCTGGTCGTCGCCGCCGACGGCACCGGGGACCACACAGGAGTGCAGGGCGCCGTGGACGCCGTACCGGCCGGCGGGCTCGTCGACATCCGGCCCGGCACGTACCGCGGGCAGGTGATCGTCCCGGCGGACAAGCCGGACCTGCTGCTCCGTGGGCTCGGGGCCGCCCCCGCGGACGTGGTGATCGTCGACGACCGCGCCAACGGCACCCCGCGGCCGGGCGGCGGCACCTGGGGCACCTCCGGCAGCGCGTCGGTGACCGTCGACGGGCCCGGGTTCCAGGCCCGCAACCTGACCTTCGCCAACGACTTCGACGAGGCCGCGCACCCGGAGATCACCGGGCGGCAGGCGGTCGCCGTGCTGACCCGCGCCGACCGGGTGGCGTTCGAGGCCGTACGGTTCCTCGGCAACCAGGACACCCTCTACCTGAACAGCCCGGCCGCGGACGTGCGCGCGAGGGTCTCCCTGCGCGGCTGCCACGTCGAGGGCGACGTGGACTTCATCTTCGGGCGGGCCACCGCCGTCCTCGAGCGGTGCCGGATCCACTCGCTGAGCCGCGGATCGACCACGAACAACGGGTACGTGACCGCGCCCAGCACCGACCTCGGCAACCCGTACGGCTTCCTCTTCGCCGCGTGCGCCTTCACCTCCGACGCGCCCCCGGCCGGCGTGCTCCTGGGCCGGCCGTGGCATCCCAGCCAGGACCCGGACGCCGTCGGCCAGTGCGTCGTACGGAACTCGCTGCTCGGCGCGCACATCGGCCCGGCGCCGTGGAGCGACTTCGGCACCTGGCCGTGGCGGGACGCCCGCTTCGCCGAGTACCGGAACTGCGGCCCTGGGGCGACGGTGACCCCCGACCGCCCGCAGCTGACCCCGGAGCAGGCGGCTACCTTCACCCCGGCCGCCTACCTCGCCGGATGGTCGCCTAGATCTCGTTGA
- a CDS encoding ferrochelatase encodes MAYDAFLLLSFGGPEHPDDVMPFLRNVTRGRGIPEERLAEVAEHYYHFGGVSPINQQCRDLLTAVQADFAANGVTLPAYWGNRNWKPMLADTVAQMRDDGITSALGFATSAYGGYSSCKQYWEDIAQARAKVGPGAPAITKLRQFHDHPGFVQPHADAVRDALGKLDPDRRATTRLVFTAHSIPNSMAATAGPTGGRYEAQLQETAGLVHAAAAPELPWDLVWQSRSGPPQVPWLEPDINDHLEALAEKGVTDVVVSPIGFVSDHLEVIWDLDNEARDTADRLELGYARAATPGTDPRFVTMIRELVRERTGGEERERLGTLPVWDVCPADCCPAPKRRGTP; translated from the coding sequence GTGGCGTACGACGCTTTCCTTCTGCTGTCCTTCGGTGGCCCCGAGCATCCCGACGACGTGATGCCGTTCCTGCGCAACGTGACGCGTGGGCGCGGCATCCCGGAGGAGCGGCTCGCAGAGGTGGCCGAGCACTACTACCACTTCGGCGGGGTGTCGCCGATCAACCAGCAGTGCCGGGACCTGCTCACCGCGGTGCAGGCCGACTTCGCCGCGAACGGGGTGACGCTGCCGGCGTACTGGGGTAACCGGAACTGGAAGCCGATGCTGGCCGACACCGTGGCGCAGATGCGCGACGACGGCATCACGTCGGCGCTCGGCTTCGCGACCAGCGCGTACGGCGGCTACTCCTCCTGCAAGCAGTACTGGGAGGACATCGCCCAGGCCCGCGCGAAGGTGGGCCCGGGCGCGCCGGCGATCACGAAGCTGCGGCAGTTCCACGACCACCCCGGGTTCGTCCAGCCGCACGCCGACGCCGTACGCGACGCTCTGGGAAAGCTGGACCCGGACCGGCGGGCGACCACCCGCCTGGTCTTCACCGCGCACTCCATCCCGAATTCCATGGCGGCCACGGCCGGGCCCACCGGCGGCCGTTACGAGGCGCAGCTGCAGGAGACGGCGGGCCTGGTGCACGCCGCCGCCGCGCCCGAGCTGCCCTGGGACCTGGTGTGGCAGAGCCGTTCCGGCCCGCCGCAGGTGCCGTGGCTCGAACCGGACATCAACGACCACCTGGAGGCGCTGGCCGAGAAGGGCGTGACCGACGTGGTCGTCAGCCCGATCGGTTTCGTCTCCGATCACCTCGAGGTCATCTGGGACCTGGACAATGAGGCCCGTGACACCGCGGACCGGCTGGAGCTGGGCTACGCCCGCGCGGCCACGCCCGGCACCGACCCGCGGTTCGTCACGATGATCCGTGAGCTGGTGCGCGAGCGGACCGGCGGCGAGGAGCGCGAGCGGCTCGGTACGCTCCCGGTCTGGGACGTCTGCCCGGCCGACTGCTGCCCGGCACCCAAGAGACGAGGCACCCCATGA
- a CDS encoding class F sortase, translating to MTARPGGAALLVAAGVTLLAASGVVACRSRTAPDVGAATVTALASTPPAVAASVPVSDGRPPRGAGAGAPVRLRIPALRLDAPVAAVGIDQATGEVAVPSDVARVGWYRFGPGLSATAGSIVVAGHVDSAEQGRGAFFRLGSLTPGDRVTLTGPGGASRDFEVVARERYAKTAIPLQRYFARDGAPRLTLITCGGAFDEKTRHYRDNVVVTAVPG from the coding sequence GTGACGGCCCGTCCGGGAGGGGCCGCGCTGCTCGTGGCCGCCGGTGTGACGCTGCTGGCCGCCTCCGGTGTGGTCGCGTGCCGCTCCCGGACGGCCCCGGACGTCGGCGCCGCCACCGTCACCGCGCTCGCGAGCACCCCGCCGGCCGTGGCTGCGTCCGTACCCGTCTCGGACGGCCGGCCGCCCCGCGGCGCCGGCGCCGGCGCTCCGGTCCGGCTGCGCATTCCCGCGCTGCGGCTGGACGCGCCCGTCGCGGCCGTGGGTATCGATCAGGCGACCGGCGAGGTGGCCGTGCCGTCCGACGTCGCCCGGGTCGGGTGGTACCGGTTCGGGCCGGGACTGTCCGCGACGGCCGGGTCGATCGTCGTCGCCGGCCACGTCGACAGCGCCGAGCAGGGCCGGGGCGCGTTCTTCCGGCTCGGGTCGCTGACGCCCGGCGACCGGGTCACGCTGACCGGCCCGGGCGGTGCGAGCCGGGACTTCGAGGTCGTCGCCCGGGAGCGGTACGCCAAGACGGCCATCCCCCTGCAGCGGTACTTCGCCCGCGACGGCGCGCCCCGGCTCACGCTGATCACCTGCGGCGGCGCGTTCGATGAGAAGACCCGGCACTACCGTGACAACGTGGTGGTGACCGCCGTACCCGGGTGA
- a CDS encoding HAD-IIA family hydrolase → MTERKPIESWLTDMDGVLVHEGEPVPGAPEFVNRMKASGKPFLILTNNSIYTPRDLQARLARMGFDVPERSIWTAALATAQFLADQRPGGTAYVIGEAGLTTAMHAAGYILTEFAPDYVVLGETRTYSFEAITKAVRLINDGARFICTNPDATGPSNEGALPAAGSVAAMISKATGVEPYFVGKPNPMMMRSALNVIGGHSESTAMIGDRMDTDVLCGLEAGLETILVLTGISTRAESERYPYRPSRIVDSVADLINEI, encoded by the coding sequence ATGACCGAACGCAAGCCGATCGAGAGCTGGCTCACCGACATGGACGGCGTGCTCGTCCACGAGGGCGAGCCGGTGCCCGGGGCGCCGGAGTTCGTCAACCGGATGAAGGCGTCCGGCAAGCCGTTCCTCATCCTCACCAACAACTCCATCTACACCCCGCGCGACCTGCAGGCCCGGCTCGCGCGGATGGGCTTCGACGTGCCCGAGCGGTCGATCTGGACGGCCGCGCTGGCCACCGCGCAGTTTCTCGCCGACCAGCGGCCCGGCGGCACGGCGTACGTGATCGGCGAGGCCGGCCTGACCACGGCGATGCACGCGGCCGGCTACATCCTCACCGAGTTCGCGCCGGACTACGTGGTGCTGGGCGAGACCCGCACCTACAGCTTCGAGGCGATCACCAAGGCGGTCCGGCTGATCAACGACGGGGCCCGGTTCATCTGCACCAACCCGGACGCGACCGGCCCGTCCAACGAGGGCGCGCTGCCGGCCGCCGGCTCGGTGGCGGCGATGATCTCCAAGGCCACCGGCGTGGAGCCGTACTTCGTGGGCAAGCCGAACCCGATGATGATGCGCTCGGCGCTCAACGTCATCGGCGGGCACAGCGAGAGCACCGCGATGATCGGCGACCGGATGGACACCGACGTGCTGTGCGGCCTGGAGGCGGGGCTGGAGACGATCCTCGTGCTGACCGGCATCAGCACGCGGGCGGAGAGCGAGCGGTACCCGTACCGGCCGTCGCGGATCGTCGACAGCGTGGCCGACCTGATCAACGAGATCTAG
- the fabG gene encoding 3-oxoacyl-ACP reductase FabG yields MARTVLVTGGNRGIGLAIAQAFAAQGDRVAVTHRGSGAPDGLFGVQCDITDGAAVDEAFTTVEKELGPVEVLVANAGITDDTLLLRMSEEQFVRVLDTNLTGAFRCAKRASAKMLRARWGRIVFISSVIGLYGGPGQVNYAASKAGLVGMARSITRELGSRNITANVVAPGFIDTEMTDVLPGARKEEILKAIPAGRLAAPGEVAQAVTFLAGDGAAYISGAVIPVDGGLGMGH; encoded by the coding sequence TTGGCCCGCACCGTATTGGTGACCGGAGGAAACCGCGGGATCGGCCTGGCCATCGCCCAGGCCTTCGCCGCGCAGGGTGATCGGGTGGCCGTGACCCACCGCGGCAGCGGCGCCCCCGACGGGCTGTTCGGCGTGCAGTGCGACATCACCGACGGCGCGGCCGTCGACGAGGCGTTCACCACCGTGGAGAAGGAGCTCGGCCCGGTCGAGGTGCTCGTCGCCAACGCCGGCATCACCGACGACACGCTGCTGCTGCGGATGTCCGAGGAACAGTTCGTCCGGGTCCTCGACACCAACCTGACCGGCGCGTTCCGCTGCGCCAAGCGCGCGAGCGCCAAGATGCTGCGGGCCAGGTGGGGCCGGATCGTCTTCATCTCGTCGGTGATCGGCCTCTACGGCGGCCCCGGCCAGGTCAACTACGCGGCCAGCAAGGCCGGCCTGGTCGGCATGGCCCGGTCGATCACCCGTGAGCTCGGCAGCCGTAACATCACGGCGAACGTGGTCGCACCCGGCTTCATCGACACGGAGATGACCGACGTGCTGCCCGGCGCCCGCAAGGAGGAGATCCTCAAGGCGATCCCGGCCGGGCGGCTCGCGGCCCCCGGCGAGGTGGCGCAGGCGGTCACCTTCCTCGCCGGCGACGGGGCGGCGTACATCTCCGGCGCGGTCATCCCGGTCGACGGCGGCCTCGGCATGGGTCACTGA